Proteins encoded in a region of the Zea mays cultivar B73 chromosome 4, Zm-B73-REFERENCE-NAM-5.0, whole genome shotgun sequence genome:
- the LOC103655836 gene encoding serine/threonine-protein phosphatase PP1-like produces the protein MMDPALLDDVIRRLLEVKNIKPGKNAQLSESEIKQLCAAAKEIFLHQPNLLELEAPIKICGDVHGQYSDLLRLFDSGTPIN, from the exons ATGATGGATCCGGCCTTGCTTGACGACGTCATACGCCGGCTGCTGGAGGTGAAGAATATCAAGCCTGGGAAGAACGCgcagttgtcggagtcggagattAAGCAGCTATGCGCTGCCGCCAAGGAGATCTTCCTGCACCAGCCCAACCTGCTGGAGCTCGAGGCGCCCATCAAAATCTGCG GTGATGTCCATGGCCAGTACTCTGATCTCCTGAGGCTATTCGATTCTGGAACACCTATCAATTGA
- the LOC100285731 gene encoding WW domain containing protein: MEVQPELSLGFAPAVKIPRRSSSNSEGSGGGAGNKRKHFAWESHGSSLDLQLGDPLPLDWEQCLDLHSGRMYYQNRKTKNKSWDRPSSKEEQGTLNLELGISTTPDTFKSHTSGGHMVAVPCVNCHLLVMLCKSSPACPNCKFVQPSVAGMPKTPPRRRLETVKPLLETLSLLH; encoded by the exons ATGGAGGTGCAGCCGGAGCTCTCGCTGGGGTTTGCTCCTGCTGTGAAAATTCCAAGGAGGTCGTCCTCCAACTCGGAAGGCAGCGGTGGCGGCGCCGGGAACAAGAGGAAGCACTTTGCCTGGGAGTCCCATGGCAGCAGCCTGGACCTCCAGCTCGGCGATCCCCTGCCCCTGGACTGGGAGCAGTGCCTTGACCTACAC TCTGGGAGGATGTACTACCAGAACAGGAAGACCAAGAACAAGAGCTGGGATAGGCCGAGTTCCAAAGAGGAGCAGGGCACCCTGAACCTGGAACTCGGCATCTCCACGACCCCGGACACCTTCAAGAGCCACACATCCGGTGGCCACATGGTGGCCGTACCGTGCGTCAACTGCCACCTCCTCGTTATGCTCTGCAAGTCCTCCCCGGCGTGTCCCAACTGCAAGTTCGTGCAGCCCTCCGTGGCAGGGATGCCCAAGACGCCTCCTCGCCGCCGGCTGGAAACCGTCAAGCCACTGCTTGAGACCTTGAGCCTCCTGCACTAG